One stretch of Punica granatum isolate Tunisia-2019 chromosome 5, ASM765513v2, whole genome shotgun sequence DNA includes these proteins:
- the LOC116209193 gene encoding high mobility group B protein 1 isoform X1, whose protein sequence is MKTTKGKATARSSREVLKPVDDRKVGKRKAVAKPERSSKRQTKKERQAKKDPNKPKRPPSAFFVFLEEFRKTFKKEHPNVKAVSAVGKAGGERWKSMSEAEKAPYEAKAGKKKAEYEKLMRAYNQKQESMDDAGDEESDRSRSEVNDEDEEEEAQDEEEEEEDDDDDEDD, encoded by the exons ATGAAGACTACCAAGGGAAAGGCTACAGCTAGGAGCTCCAGAGAAGTTCTGAAGCCTGTTGATGACAG AAAGGTTGGGAAGAGGAAGGCTGTTGCTAAGCCCGAAAGGAGTAGCAAACGTCAAACTAAGAAAGAGAGACAGGCCAAGAAGGATCCTAACAAACCGAAGAGGCCGCCTAGcgctttctttgttttcct GGAGGAGTTCAGGAAGACTTTTAAGAAAGAGCACCCCAATGTGAAGGCTGTGTCAGCT GTTGGGAAGGCTGGAGGAGAGAGGTGGAAATCCATGTCCGAAGCG gaaaaagctcCATATGAAGCTAAGGCGGGGAAGAAGAAGGCTGAGTATGAAAAGCTCATGAGGGCTTACAACCAGAAGCAG GAGAGCATGGATGATGCTGGGGATGAGGAATCAGACAGATCCAGATCCGAAGTGAACGATGAAGATGAGGAAGAG GAAGCGcaggatgaggaggaggaagaggaagacgacgacgacgacgaagACGACTGA
- the LOC116209193 gene encoding high mobility group B protein 1 isoform X2 produces the protein MKTTKGKATARSSREVLKPVDDRKVGKRKAVAKPERSSKRQTKKERQAKKDPNKPKRPPSAFFVFLEEFRKTFKKEHPNVKAVSAVGKAGGERWKSMSEAEKAPYEAKAGKKKAEYEKLMRAYNQKQESMDDAGDEESDRSRSEVNDEDEEEDEEEEEEDDDDDEDD, from the exons ATGAAGACTACCAAGGGAAAGGCTACAGCTAGGAGCTCCAGAGAAGTTCTGAAGCCTGTTGATGACAG AAAGGTTGGGAAGAGGAAGGCTGTTGCTAAGCCCGAAAGGAGTAGCAAACGTCAAACTAAGAAAGAGAGACAGGCCAAGAAGGATCCTAACAAACCGAAGAGGCCGCCTAGcgctttctttgttttcct GGAGGAGTTCAGGAAGACTTTTAAGAAAGAGCACCCCAATGTGAAGGCTGTGTCAGCT GTTGGGAAGGCTGGAGGAGAGAGGTGGAAATCCATGTCCGAAGCG gaaaaagctcCATATGAAGCTAAGGCGGGGAAGAAGAAGGCTGAGTATGAAAAGCTCATGAGGGCTTACAACCAGAAGCAG GAGAGCATGGATGATGCTGGGGATGAGGAATCAGACAGATCCAGATCCGAAGTGAACGATGAAGATGAGGAAGAG gatgaggaggaggaagaggaagacgacgacgacgacgaagACGACTGA
- the LOC116209479 gene encoding chlorophyll a-b binding protein CP29.1, chloroplastic-like, giving the protein MAAMTTAAAASSFIGTRLPATEAGVGRVQARFGFGAKKVARKPGKPTGGSDRPLWYPGAKAPEWLDGSLVGDYGFDPFGLGKPAEYLQFDLDSLDQNLAKNEAGQLIGTRFETGEVKSTPFQPYAEVFGLQRFRECELIHGRWAMLATLGALTVEGLTGVTWQDAGKVELVEGSSYLGQPLPFSITTLIWIEVLVIGYIEFQRNAELDPEKRLYPGGKFFDPLGLAADPEKKATLQLAEIKHARLAMVAFLGFAVQAAATGKGPLNNWATHLSDPLHTTIFDTFSS; this is encoded by the exons ATGGCCGCCATGACAaccgccgccgccgcctcgTCATTCATCGGGACCCGCCTTCCGGCCACGGAGGCCGGGGTTGGGCGGGTGCAGGCCCGGTTCGGGTTCGGGGCCAAGAAGGTCGCGAGGAAGCCGGGGAAGCCGACCGGAGGATCCGACCGGCCGCTGTGGTACCCCGGAGCGAAGGCCCCGGAGTGGCTCGACGGGAGCCTCGTCGGGGACTACGGGTTCGACCCGTTTGGGCTGGGGAAGCCGGCGGAGTACCTGCAGTTCGATCTTGACTCGCTGGACCAGAACCTGGCCAAGAACGAGGCGGGACAGCTCATCGGGACCCGGTTCGAGACCGGCGAAGTGAAGTCCACCCCGTTCCAGCCCTACGCCGAGGTTTTCGGGCTGCAGCGGTTCCGCGAGTGCGAGCTCATCCACGGCCGCTGGGCCATGCTGGCCACCCTCGGCGCTCTCACCGTTGAGGGGCTCACCGGTGTCACCTGGCAGGACGCTGGCAAG GTGGAGCTCGTCGAAGGATCGTCGTACCTAGGGCAACCTCTCCCGTTCTCGATCACGACGCTGATATGGATCGAGGTGTTGGTGATCGGGTACATCGAGTTCCAAAGGAACGCTGAGCTTGACCCCGAGAAGAGGCTGTACCCGGGCGGCAAGTTCTTTGACCCGCTGGGGCTGGCGGCGGACCCCGAGAAGAAGGCCACCCTCCAGCTGGCCGAGATCAAGCACGCCCGCCTCGCCATGGTGGCATTCCTCGGGTTCGCAGTCCAGGCGGCCGCCACTGGGAAGGGCCCGCTCAACAACTGGGCCACCCACCTGAGCGACCCCCTCCACACTACCATCTTCGACACCTTCAGCTCCTAA
- the LOC116208030 gene encoding RNA polymerase II C-terminal domain phosphatase-like 2 isoform X1, with product MSRLGFKCVVYHGETCLGELDAIPVSDQGFQFPGNEIRIHHISPHSERCPPLSVLQTISSFSVRCKLESSFPGEQSHLINLHASCFYECKTAVVVLGDEEIHLVAMPSKQKKFPCFWCYSVPMGLYNSSLALLNLRCLAIVFDLDETLIVANTMKSFEDRIETLRGWLARETDPVRISGMSGELKRYADDRALLKQYAENDYVVDNGKMFRVQMEEVPQLSESHEKVVRPIIRLQEKGIVITRINPEIRDTSVLVRLRPAWEDLRSYLTAKGRKRFEVYVCTMAERDYALEIWRLLDPEAHLISSRQLLDRVVCVKSGSRKSLQNVFQQGTCHPKMAMVIDDRSKVWEDRDQPQVHVVPPFTPYYAPQAETANAVPVLCVARNVACNVRGYFFKEFDENLLRKISDIFYEDDVVNLPTAPDVSNYLMFEETAQPNGTANAPITEGMHGAEIDRRLNQAVADTTTNGSELRPEISQPSAPVNPTAIGPATSRTLIPSQKPSLLGTPARQDFSFPDKDQDLKKRLLNVKHGADLRNSSEPPLLSRPPVVPLVAIPHHGSAMVEEDANRANLNSRPSVVPQDSDVSKCDKQRIYQNPFGHSISSSSSPCPPSTASQVKTEEAYAGHDQQKPCVSSGSQASEAGISQNHVHSRDREAQIEAGRVNLLTSSMSISALQEIGRRCSSKVEFRSVLSTSKDLQFSVEVLFTGEKIGVGMGKTRKDAQQQAALVALHSLAEKYVNYATTCSGAADGNADKLPLQNENGFLWDVIGSESRELPREDGMGKESVPVGGDFHGSSAT from the exons ATGAGTCGTCTAGGGTTTAAGTGTGTGGTGTATCACGGTGAGACGTGCCTCGGGGAGCTGGACGCCATTCCGGTCTCCGACCAGGGCTTCCAATTCCCGGGCAACGAGATTCGGATCCACCACATCTCGCCGCACAGCGAGCGCTGCCCTCCCCTCTCCGTCCTCCAGACGATCTCATCCTTCTCGGTCCGCTGCAAGCTTGAGTCCTCCTTCCCCGGCGAGCAGTCCCATTTGATCAACCTCCACGCGTCCTGCTTCTATGAATGCAAG ACGGCGGTTGTGGTGCTTGGGGATGAAGAAATTCACTTGGTGGCGATGCCGAGCAAGCAGAAGAAGTTCCCATGCTTTTGGTGCTACTCTGTTCCCATGGGCCTCTATAATTCCTCACTGGCATTGCTTAACCTCCGCTGCCTCGCCATTGTGTTCGATCTCGATGAGACGCTCATTGTTGCTAACACTATGAAATCCTTCGAGGATAGAATCGAGACTCTTCGGGGTTGGCTGGCCCGCGAAACCGATCCGGTAAGGATATCGGGGATGTCGGGGGAACTAAAGCGGTATGCTGATGATCGGGCGCTGTTGAAGCAGTATGCAGAGAATGATTATGTGGTCGATAATGGGAAGATGTTCAGGGTTCAGATGGAGGAGGTTCCTCAGCTTTCAGAAAGCCACGAGAAAGTTGTTAGACCAATAATTAGATTGCAAGAGAAGGGCATTGTAATTACTCGCATCAATCCCGAG ATTCGTGATACTAGTGTGCTTGTGAGATTGCGGCCTGCTTGGGAGGATTTGAGGAGTTACTTAACTGCAAAAGGACGTAAAAGGTTTGAAGTTTATGTATGCACAATGGCTGAGAGAGACTATGCTTTGGAGATTTGGAGACTTCTTGATCCAGAGGCACACTTAATTAGTTCAAGACAACTTCTGGACCGGGTTGTTTGTGTCAAATCTG GTTCGAGAAAGTCACTACAAAACGTGTTCCAACAAGGCACGTGCCACCCTAAAATGGCGATGGTGATCGATGATCGATCGAAGGTCTGGGAAGACAGGGATCAGCCACAAGTGCATGTGGTCCCTCCATTTACTCCGTATTATGCTCCTCAAGCAGAG ACAGCAAACGCTGTTCCAGTGCTCTGTGTGGCAAGGAATGTTGCATGCAATGTCAGAGGTTATTTTTTCAA GGAATTTGATGAGAACCTATTAAGGAAAATATCTGATATTTTTTATGAAGATGATGTGGTTAATTTGCCCACCGCTCCTGATGTGAGCAATTACTTGATGTTTGAG GAGACTGCTCAACCTAATGGCACTGCAAATGCCCCAATTACTGAGGGAATGCATGGTGCAGAAATTGACCGGAGACTTAACCAAGCG GTTGCTGATACCACTACAAATGGTTCTGAGTTAAGACCTGAAATTTCTCAGCCATCTGCTCCAGTAAATCCTACTGCCATTGGGCCCGCAACTTCAAGAACTCTAATCCCATCTCAGA aacCTAGTTTGCTTGGAACTCCTGCCCGGCAAGATTTCAGCTTTCCTGATAAGGACCAAGACTTGAAAAAAAGACTCCTTAATGTGAAGCATGGTGCAGATTTGAGGAACTCAAGCGAACCACCTCTTCTATCTAGACCCCCAGTTGTACCACTCGTGGCAATTCCCCATCATGGGAGTGCCATGGTAGAAGAAGATGCTAACAGAGCAAATCTAAATAGTCGACCATCTGTTGTCCCTCAAGATTCTGATGTATCAAAGTGTGACAAGCAAAGAATTTATCAGAATCCATTTGGTCATAGCATCTCAAGTTCTAGTTCCCCTTGTCCACCCTCAACTGCATCCCAGGTGAAGACTGAAGAG GCATATGCTGGACACGATCAGCAAAAACCTTGTGTGTCTTCAGGAAGTCAGGCTTCTG AGGCTGGTATTTCTCAGAATCATGTGCATTCTAGAGACAGAGAAGCTCAAATTGAAGCTGGAAGAGTGAACCTGCTAACATCCTCCATGTCCATCAGTGCGTTGCAAGAAATTGGACGAAGGTGCAGCTCCAAG GTTGAGTTCCGATCAGTTCTTAGCACGAGCAAGGATCTGCAATTTTCTGTCGAG GTTTTATTTACTGGTGAGAAGATAGGTGTTGGAATGGGTAAGACAAGAAAGGATGCTCAACAACAAGCAGCTTTGGTTGCTCTCCACAGCTTGGCAG AGAAGTATGTCAATTATGCTACTACCTGTTCTGGAGCTGCGGATGGGAATGCTGATAAGCTTCCTTTACAAAATGAAAACGGATTTCTGTGGGATGTCATTGGTTCCGAATCTCGGGAACTGCCCAGAGAAGATGGGATGGGCAAAGAGAGCGTCCCAGTGGGAGGAGATTTTCATGGATCTTCCGCTACCTGA
- the LOC116208030 gene encoding RNA polymerase II C-terminal domain phosphatase-like 2 isoform X3 — protein sequence MSRLGFKCVVYHGETCLGELDAIPVSDQGFQFPGNEIRIHHISPHSERCPPLSVLQTISSFSVRCKLESSFPGEQSHLINLHASCFYECKTAVVVLGDEEIHLVAMPSKQKKFPCFWCYSVPMGLYNSSLALLNLRCLAIVFDLDETLIVANTMKSFEDRIETLRGWLARETDPVRISGMSGELKRYADDRALLKQYAENDYVVDNGKMFRVQMEEVPQLSESHEKVVRPIIRLQEKGIVITRINPEIRDTSVLVRLRPAWEDLRSYLTAKGRKRFEVYVCTMAERDYALEIWRLLDPEAHLISSRQLLDRVVCVKSGSRKSLQNVFQQGTCHPKMAMVIDDRSKVWEDRDQPQVHVVPPFTPYYAPQAETANAVPVLCVARNVACNVRGYFFKEFDENLLRKISDIFYEDDVVNLPTAPDVSNYLMFEETAQPNGTANAPITEGMHGAEIDRRLNQAVADTTTNGSELRPEISQPSAPVNPTAIGPATSRTLIPSQNLRNSSEPPLLSRPPVVPLVAIPHHGSAMVEEDANRANLNSRPSVVPQDSDVSKCDKQRIYQNPFGHSISSSSSPCPPSTASQVKTEEAYAGHDQQKPCVSSGSQASEAGISQNHVHSRDREAQIEAGRVNLLTSSMSISALQEIGRRCSSKVEFRSVLSTSKDLQFSVEVLFTGEKIGVGMGKTRKDAQQQAALVALHSLAEKYVNYATTCSGAADGNADKLPLQNENGFLWDVIGSESRELPREDGMGKESVPVGGDFHGSSAT from the exons ATGAGTCGTCTAGGGTTTAAGTGTGTGGTGTATCACGGTGAGACGTGCCTCGGGGAGCTGGACGCCATTCCGGTCTCCGACCAGGGCTTCCAATTCCCGGGCAACGAGATTCGGATCCACCACATCTCGCCGCACAGCGAGCGCTGCCCTCCCCTCTCCGTCCTCCAGACGATCTCATCCTTCTCGGTCCGCTGCAAGCTTGAGTCCTCCTTCCCCGGCGAGCAGTCCCATTTGATCAACCTCCACGCGTCCTGCTTCTATGAATGCAAG ACGGCGGTTGTGGTGCTTGGGGATGAAGAAATTCACTTGGTGGCGATGCCGAGCAAGCAGAAGAAGTTCCCATGCTTTTGGTGCTACTCTGTTCCCATGGGCCTCTATAATTCCTCACTGGCATTGCTTAACCTCCGCTGCCTCGCCATTGTGTTCGATCTCGATGAGACGCTCATTGTTGCTAACACTATGAAATCCTTCGAGGATAGAATCGAGACTCTTCGGGGTTGGCTGGCCCGCGAAACCGATCCGGTAAGGATATCGGGGATGTCGGGGGAACTAAAGCGGTATGCTGATGATCGGGCGCTGTTGAAGCAGTATGCAGAGAATGATTATGTGGTCGATAATGGGAAGATGTTCAGGGTTCAGATGGAGGAGGTTCCTCAGCTTTCAGAAAGCCACGAGAAAGTTGTTAGACCAATAATTAGATTGCAAGAGAAGGGCATTGTAATTACTCGCATCAATCCCGAG ATTCGTGATACTAGTGTGCTTGTGAGATTGCGGCCTGCTTGGGAGGATTTGAGGAGTTACTTAACTGCAAAAGGACGTAAAAGGTTTGAAGTTTATGTATGCACAATGGCTGAGAGAGACTATGCTTTGGAGATTTGGAGACTTCTTGATCCAGAGGCACACTTAATTAGTTCAAGACAACTTCTGGACCGGGTTGTTTGTGTCAAATCTG GTTCGAGAAAGTCACTACAAAACGTGTTCCAACAAGGCACGTGCCACCCTAAAATGGCGATGGTGATCGATGATCGATCGAAGGTCTGGGAAGACAGGGATCAGCCACAAGTGCATGTGGTCCCTCCATTTACTCCGTATTATGCTCCTCAAGCAGAG ACAGCAAACGCTGTTCCAGTGCTCTGTGTGGCAAGGAATGTTGCATGCAATGTCAGAGGTTATTTTTTCAA GGAATTTGATGAGAACCTATTAAGGAAAATATCTGATATTTTTTATGAAGATGATGTGGTTAATTTGCCCACCGCTCCTGATGTGAGCAATTACTTGATGTTTGAG GAGACTGCTCAACCTAATGGCACTGCAAATGCCCCAATTACTGAGGGAATGCATGGTGCAGAAATTGACCGGAGACTTAACCAAGCG GTTGCTGATACCACTACAAATGGTTCTGAGTTAAGACCTGAAATTTCTCAGCCATCTGCTCCAGTAAATCCTACTGCCATTGGGCCCGCAACTTCAAGAACTCTAATCCCATCTCAGA ATTTGAGGAACTCAAGCGAACCACCTCTTCTATCTAGACCCCCAGTTGTACCACTCGTGGCAATTCCCCATCATGGGAGTGCCATGGTAGAAGAAGATGCTAACAGAGCAAATCTAAATAGTCGACCATCTGTTGTCCCTCAAGATTCTGATGTATCAAAGTGTGACAAGCAAAGAATTTATCAGAATCCATTTGGTCATAGCATCTCAAGTTCTAGTTCCCCTTGTCCACCCTCAACTGCATCCCAGGTGAAGACTGAAGAG GCATATGCTGGACACGATCAGCAAAAACCTTGTGTGTCTTCAGGAAGTCAGGCTTCTG AGGCTGGTATTTCTCAGAATCATGTGCATTCTAGAGACAGAGAAGCTCAAATTGAAGCTGGAAGAGTGAACCTGCTAACATCCTCCATGTCCATCAGTGCGTTGCAAGAAATTGGACGAAGGTGCAGCTCCAAG GTTGAGTTCCGATCAGTTCTTAGCACGAGCAAGGATCTGCAATTTTCTGTCGAG GTTTTATTTACTGGTGAGAAGATAGGTGTTGGAATGGGTAAGACAAGAAAGGATGCTCAACAACAAGCAGCTTTGGTTGCTCTCCACAGCTTGGCAG AGAAGTATGTCAATTATGCTACTACCTGTTCTGGAGCTGCGGATGGGAATGCTGATAAGCTTCCTTTACAAAATGAAAACGGATTTCTGTGGGATGTCATTGGTTCCGAATCTCGGGAACTGCCCAGAGAAGATGGGATGGGCAAAGAGAGCGTCCCAGTGGGAGGAGATTTTCATGGATCTTCCGCTACCTGA
- the LOC116208030 gene encoding RNA polymerase II C-terminal domain phosphatase-like 2 isoform X2, with the protein MSRLGFKCVVYHGETCLGELDAIPVSDQGFQFPGNEIRIHHISPHSERCPPLSVLQTISSFSVRCKLESSFPGEQSHLINLHASCFYECKTAVVVLGDEEIHLVAMPSKQKKFPCFWCYSVPMGLYNSSLALLNLRCLAIVFDLDETLIVANTMKSFEDRIETLRGWLARETDPVRISGMSGELKRYADDRALLKQYAENDYVVDNGKMFRVQMEEVPQLSESHEKVVRPIIRLQEKGIVITRINPEIRDTSVLVRLRPAWEDLRSYLTAKGRKRFEVYVCTMAERDYALEIWRLLDPEAHLISSRQLLDRVVCVKSGSRKSLQNVFQQGTCHPKMAMVIDDRSKVWEDRDQPQVHVVPPFTPYYAPQAETANAVPVLCVARNVACNVRGYFFKEFDENLLRKISDIFYEDDVVNLPTAPDVSNYLMFEETAQPNGTANAPITEGMHGAEIDRRLNQAVADTTTNGSELRPEISQPSAPVNPTAIGPATSRTLIPSQKPSLLGTPARQDFSFPDKDQDLKKRLLNVKHGADLRNSSEPPLLSRPPVVPLVAIPHHGSAMVEEDANRANLNSRPSVVPQDSDVSKCDKQRIYQNPFGHSISSSSSPCPPSTASQAYAGHDQQKPCVSSGSQASEAGISQNHVHSRDREAQIEAGRVNLLTSSMSISALQEIGRRCSSKVEFRSVLSTSKDLQFSVEVLFTGEKIGVGMGKTRKDAQQQAALVALHSLAEKYVNYATTCSGAADGNADKLPLQNENGFLWDVIGSESRELPREDGMGKESVPVGGDFHGSSAT; encoded by the exons ATGAGTCGTCTAGGGTTTAAGTGTGTGGTGTATCACGGTGAGACGTGCCTCGGGGAGCTGGACGCCATTCCGGTCTCCGACCAGGGCTTCCAATTCCCGGGCAACGAGATTCGGATCCACCACATCTCGCCGCACAGCGAGCGCTGCCCTCCCCTCTCCGTCCTCCAGACGATCTCATCCTTCTCGGTCCGCTGCAAGCTTGAGTCCTCCTTCCCCGGCGAGCAGTCCCATTTGATCAACCTCCACGCGTCCTGCTTCTATGAATGCAAG ACGGCGGTTGTGGTGCTTGGGGATGAAGAAATTCACTTGGTGGCGATGCCGAGCAAGCAGAAGAAGTTCCCATGCTTTTGGTGCTACTCTGTTCCCATGGGCCTCTATAATTCCTCACTGGCATTGCTTAACCTCCGCTGCCTCGCCATTGTGTTCGATCTCGATGAGACGCTCATTGTTGCTAACACTATGAAATCCTTCGAGGATAGAATCGAGACTCTTCGGGGTTGGCTGGCCCGCGAAACCGATCCGGTAAGGATATCGGGGATGTCGGGGGAACTAAAGCGGTATGCTGATGATCGGGCGCTGTTGAAGCAGTATGCAGAGAATGATTATGTGGTCGATAATGGGAAGATGTTCAGGGTTCAGATGGAGGAGGTTCCTCAGCTTTCAGAAAGCCACGAGAAAGTTGTTAGACCAATAATTAGATTGCAAGAGAAGGGCATTGTAATTACTCGCATCAATCCCGAG ATTCGTGATACTAGTGTGCTTGTGAGATTGCGGCCTGCTTGGGAGGATTTGAGGAGTTACTTAACTGCAAAAGGACGTAAAAGGTTTGAAGTTTATGTATGCACAATGGCTGAGAGAGACTATGCTTTGGAGATTTGGAGACTTCTTGATCCAGAGGCACACTTAATTAGTTCAAGACAACTTCTGGACCGGGTTGTTTGTGTCAAATCTG GTTCGAGAAAGTCACTACAAAACGTGTTCCAACAAGGCACGTGCCACCCTAAAATGGCGATGGTGATCGATGATCGATCGAAGGTCTGGGAAGACAGGGATCAGCCACAAGTGCATGTGGTCCCTCCATTTACTCCGTATTATGCTCCTCAAGCAGAG ACAGCAAACGCTGTTCCAGTGCTCTGTGTGGCAAGGAATGTTGCATGCAATGTCAGAGGTTATTTTTTCAA GGAATTTGATGAGAACCTATTAAGGAAAATATCTGATATTTTTTATGAAGATGATGTGGTTAATTTGCCCACCGCTCCTGATGTGAGCAATTACTTGATGTTTGAG GAGACTGCTCAACCTAATGGCACTGCAAATGCCCCAATTACTGAGGGAATGCATGGTGCAGAAATTGACCGGAGACTTAACCAAGCG GTTGCTGATACCACTACAAATGGTTCTGAGTTAAGACCTGAAATTTCTCAGCCATCTGCTCCAGTAAATCCTACTGCCATTGGGCCCGCAACTTCAAGAACTCTAATCCCATCTCAGA aacCTAGTTTGCTTGGAACTCCTGCCCGGCAAGATTTCAGCTTTCCTGATAAGGACCAAGACTTGAAAAAAAGACTCCTTAATGTGAAGCATGGTGCAGATTTGAGGAACTCAAGCGAACCACCTCTTCTATCTAGACCCCCAGTTGTACCACTCGTGGCAATTCCCCATCATGGGAGTGCCATGGTAGAAGAAGATGCTAACAGAGCAAATCTAAATAGTCGACCATCTGTTGTCCCTCAAGATTCTGATGTATCAAAGTGTGACAAGCAAAGAATTTATCAGAATCCATTTGGTCATAGCATCTCAAGTTCTAGTTCCCCTTGTCCACCCTCAACTGCATCCCAG GCATATGCTGGACACGATCAGCAAAAACCTTGTGTGTCTTCAGGAAGTCAGGCTTCTG AGGCTGGTATTTCTCAGAATCATGTGCATTCTAGAGACAGAGAAGCTCAAATTGAAGCTGGAAGAGTGAACCTGCTAACATCCTCCATGTCCATCAGTGCGTTGCAAGAAATTGGACGAAGGTGCAGCTCCAAG GTTGAGTTCCGATCAGTTCTTAGCACGAGCAAGGATCTGCAATTTTCTGTCGAG GTTTTATTTACTGGTGAGAAGATAGGTGTTGGAATGGGTAAGACAAGAAAGGATGCTCAACAACAAGCAGCTTTGGTTGCTCTCCACAGCTTGGCAG AGAAGTATGTCAATTATGCTACTACCTGTTCTGGAGCTGCGGATGGGAATGCTGATAAGCTTCCTTTACAAAATGAAAACGGATTTCTGTGGGATGTCATTGGTTCCGAATCTCGGGAACTGCCCAGAGAAGATGGGATGGGCAAAGAGAGCGTCCCAGTGGGAGGAGATTTTCATGGATCTTCCGCTACCTGA